The DNA window AGACTTAGAGAGCGGTATACAAGGCGGTTTTGCTGTCAGCAACGATATCGAACCCAACCTACGCCCCGACCCAGACAAGCTCTTCAGCCGCTATTACCGCCAAGAGGGGCAGGGAAGTCGCCGTGGCACGGGGCTAGGCCTTAGCCTTTGTCGTCAGCTGGTCGAACTCATGCACGGCAGCATAAACTACGAGCTCACACCCAACGCCATCCGCTTTACCGTCACTTTTAAGTAATGGGGTCAGACCCCAACTGGGGTCGTACCCCATTCCTTGAGCATCAGGTTATACAATGAATCAGCCCGCCCAAAAATCCATCGCCATCGTCGAAGACGACCGCGGCCTGCGCGAAGAGCTCGCTTGTTTCTTTGAAGACCATGGCTACACCGCCCATGAGGCCATCAGCCTCGAAGGACTCATGGAGATTCTCCAATTGTCCAACCCCGAAGTGGTCATTCTCGATCTTAACCTACCCGGCAAAAGCGGCCTTGAGATCGCCCGCGAGCTGCGCCAGCGCGTCCCCAGTATCGGCATCATCATGCTCACCGCCCGCAACCAGCTCAATGATCGCATCAAGGGTTACGACACCGGCGCTGACATCTACCTCACCAAGCCCACTGATCCCGAAGAACTGCTTGCCGCGGTGACCAGCCTATCCCGACGCGTTCAAGGCACCAACAACGCGGCATGGAACCTAGACATCAAACAGCATGCATTAAGCGATGAACAAGAGGCGATAGTCATCGAGCTCACCCAAGTGGAAACAGCGATCCTCAAGGCTTTGGTTCTGGCTCCCAATGGGCTTATGGATGCCGGCGAACTCTTGGGTATGATCGAGGAGCAATTCCCGGACCGAGCAGGCACCCGCCGATCACTGGAAAACATCATCAGTCGCCTGCGCAAAAAAACCACCGAAGCCAGCCCAGATATCTCCCGCCAAGCCCCCATCAAGGCGCATCGCAACGCCGGCTACCAGCTCACCATCCCCCTGCAAATCAAACCTTAATGTAAAAACGGGGACTAAAAACGGGGACAGATTTATTTTTTCATGAAGAAAAATAAATCTGTCCCCGTTTTTGCACTAATAGTATGCTATTATATACTCTTAGTATGATAATGATGGAGCGATTAGATGAGCACTGTACGTAAGACAATTACGCTCACCGACACGCAAGATGCGTGGATAAGGGCGCAGGTGGCCAGTGGCGGTTACACAAATGACAGCGAATATGTCCGGCATCTCATCCGACAGGAACAAGAAAAACTAAGCCTGTTGAGAGCTGCGATCGACGACGGACTGGCGAGTGGTGTCAGTAGCCGGTCTTTGGATGAGATTTGGCATGAGGTCGAAAGCCGATATCGCGTAGCCGATGAGTGAATATCGATTTACGAAGCTGGCTGCTCGAGATCTTGAGGGCATTGCCAAATTTACTATTGAACGCTTCGGGCTAGATCAGGCGAGACGCTATCGCGACGAACTGAGGTTATGCTTTGAAAAGCTGGCTGAACATCCCCGCCTCGGACAGCGCGCCGAACACCTTGGAGTAGGCCTGCGTCGTCACGAACATGGCTCACATATCGTGTTCTATAAATCTACCGGAATAGGCGTACTGATTGCGCGTATTTTGCACCGACGTATGGATGCTCGAGGCCGACTATAGAAAAGTCACTCAAAATGGGGTCGTACTAAAAACGGGGACAGATTTATTTTTCTTCATGAAAATAAATCTGTCCCCGTTTTTAGTCCCCGTTTTTGAGAGGGAGTGAGAAGTTCAGCGAAACGGCTGTGAAATAATCCGAACGTGATTATCCACTAGGAAGTTTTCACAAGGGTCGTCAACGGTTTGAACAAGACCTTCCGCTTAATCTGGAACGCCGCCGCGGGCTGCTGGAACGTAGCCTCAGAGCTCGTTCGCTCCAAAGGCAAGACCAAGGCCCGCACCATTGGCACCATCGCTGCGGGTCTACTCACTTCTGGCGCAGCCCTAGCCGAACTGCCCACAGGCGGTCAGATCATCGCCGGCTCCGGCAGCATCAACCAAAACGGCAACACCCTAACGGTTACCCAAGACACCCAGCGCATGGCCGCTAATTGGAATAGCTTTTCCATCGGCCAAAACAACACCGTTGAATTCATCCAACCCAGCTCAAGCTCAGTTGCATTAAACCGCGTTACGGGTATTGAAGCCTCGATCCTTCAAGGCAACATGAATGCCAATGGTCATGTCATCTTGGTCAACCCCAATGGCATCCACATCACCAATACCGCCCAAATCAACGTGGGCGGCATCATTGCTTCTACTTTAGACATCACCACTGAAGATTTCATGGCCGGGAACTACAGCTTCTCGGGCATGAGTCCCGGCCAGATCATTAACCAAGGCAATATCCAAACCCCCGACGGTGGCACCGTTGCCTTTATTGCCGCCAAAATCACCAACACCGGCACCATTCATACCCCAAGAGGCAACACGCTCATGGGCGCCGGTAGCCAGGTCACACTAGATCTAGGCGGTCCCCTCAAACTCCGAGTTGATCAAGCCGCCGTGGATGCGCTGATTGAATCGGGCGGGGCTATTCGCGCCGATGGCGGCTATATCCTGATCGAAGCCCGAGCCGCCGGTGATCTCAAAAGCACCGTTATCAACCACACCGGTATTCTTGAAGCCAAGACCCTGGGCACCGACGACCAAGGCCGCATTGCCCTAAAAGGCGACAGTGCCATTGAAGTTAGCGGCACCCTCACCACCCAAGCCCCCCAAGGCACTGGCGGCACCATCACGGTCGAAGCAGAACACATCCACCTCACCGACACCGCCAGCATCGATGCCACGGGCGCCACTGGCGGCGGCAATGTGCTCATCGGTGGCGACTGGCAAGGCGGCGCCAATGCAGAGCGACGGGTGTTTGACGACCCTGATGCACTAAAACAAGCCACCACTGTCGTGATGGAGCAGGGCGCGGTCATTGATGCCAGTGCCACTGACAATGGTGATGGCGGCACGGTGGTGTTGTGGTCAGATATCAGCAACCCGAACTCGGTCACGGCTGCCCATGGCACCCTCTATGCCAAGGGCGGCAAAGCCGGCGGCGATGGTGGTCAGATTGAGACCTCTGGCGCGAGGTTGGTCATTGATGGTGTGATCGGATCGACTGCTGCACGCAGTAAAGCTGGTCAAACCGGTCAGTGGTTGTTTGACCCGTATAACATTGAGATCAGTTCTTCTGCCGATAGCAACATGACATCGACAGGTGGCCCTGACGGTTTTGATGCCAGTGGCATACCATCGATCCTGAATGTACAGACGCTTGTTAATGCCCTGCAAAACAGCAACGTCACGGTGAGCACCGGCAGTGGGGGCAGTCAAACTGGCAACATCACCGTCAGTGCCACCATCGATGGTGGTGCGTCGATCCATCTTTTGAAGCTCGAGGCTGCTGGTTCGGTGATTTTTAACCAGAGTGTGGTCTCTGATGGTGACATGCGCCTGCACGTAGAGGCTGGGGGATTCATCATTCAGGGCGGCAACGGGGCACTGGGCACGCAGAGCAAGCCGCTTAAGGCGGTCTGGCTGCAGGCTGGCACCAGCGCGACTGATGCGAGTCTTGGCAACATCTATACCGACAGGCTCGAAGTCAACAGTGCGGGCATTGATATGGAGCAACAAGCCAACACGGTCATACGCGCCAATGACTTTATTTTGAAAGGCCAAGGTGGTGCGACTTTTACGTTCGATCAGAGAAATCAAATCGGACGGATCGCTGGTGATATCAATGGCGACCTGGTTCTGCATAACAGCCGTGATTTAACGATTACTCACGCCAAAGGTGCCATCTCGGGTGTGAACTATAACGAGTTGCTCAGCCGGGGCGCCGACATCACTATCCGCTCGGACGCTGATGTGTCTGGTGTGCTCGTGAACACACGCAGTAATCCAACTGAAGCTTCCCAAGGCAGCGGCAACTTCACTGTGGTCTACACCGGATCGGGCAGATCTCTCGTTTTGGGTAACCCTGCTGCACACAACGGCGCTTGGGATATGGCGATCGGTGGCGGCTTACAACATATCAAAGCTGAGGGTGGAACGGTTAGTTTTAAGACGACGGCCAGTGACAGTGACATCATTATTGATGGGGTGACCAGCACTCATACCCAAAGCATGGGTAATGTCGAGCTGGTGGCTGGGCGGGACGTGCGGTTTCTGGGCGCGGCCAGTACTTTTGCCACGCCGCAAGGCGAATCGACTGTCACGATCAGGGCTGCGCGCGACGTGATACTCAACCGCGCGTTGCGCGATGACGGTGCACCCGAATCGACGTTGAATATCAACATCGGTGCCGGTCGTCATGTGCAGATGATTCAGTCATTAAATGTCGATGGGTTTGTCCGTGTCGATGCTGCAGGCATATGGGCAACCGCACATGGCGCAACAATCACCGCAGACAATGGCATCACCAGGGTCGCCGGTGGTGGCTTGACCTCCCTTGGTGGCAGTCTCACCACCAATGGCGCGGACATTGCTATTCATGGCGATCTGCTTATTCGCCAAGACCTCACATTTACCACAGGCGGTGGTGATGTGGTTCTGGGCGGCCGTGTTGACAGCATTAAGACCACCGCTCAGACGCTGACTGGCAGTGGCAGTTTTAATCAGGATGTGGGTTTTGTGGAAGTGCTGTTGGTCGGTGGTGGTGGCGCTGGCGGCTGGGGCAATGGCAGTGGCGGCGGCGGTGGCGGGGGCGTGGTTTATGCCGTTAACCATGATGTTTCTGGGCCTGTCACATACAGCGTGGGCGCTGGCGGCCAAGCGCTGACCTCTGGTTCTGCTGCTGATGACACCAGTAATGGTGGTGATACTCAGTTTGGCACACTAGCTGCAATCGGCGGCGGGCGCGGTGCATCGACGACCTCGCAGTTAGGCACAGTCAGTAATTTTGTGGCGACCGCAGGGGGCTCAGGTGGCGGTGGTGTAACGGAACCCGGGGTAGACGGCACGCCTGGTGCGAGCACTGATGGGCAAGGCAATCGAGGCGGTACAGGCACGAATATCAATGCCGGTGGTGGCGGTGGCGGCGGCGGTGGTGGCGCCGGTGGGCTAGGCGCCAACGCCACCTCGACAGCGGCTGGCGGTGGCGGCGATGGACTGGCCTTTGACATATCGGGTTCATCGATCACGTACGCCACCGGTGGTGGCGGCTCACAGCGTGGCGGCTCAACGGCTGGTCAAGGTGGGTCAGGGGGCATCCACAGCAACAGTTCGAACGCCACTGGTTTAGCCACGGCAGGCACGGGTGCTGGTGGTGCCGCCAAAATTTCAAGCGCCCCGGGCAGTCAAGCCGGTGCATCGGGCACGATTGTGGTGCGCTATCAGGTCGATGGTTCTTCAGCCTTGACGATTAACGCGGGGACCGGTGATTTCGTAGCCGAGCGTGCGATTGGCGGTCAGTCTGAACTCAAAAGCCTTACTGTCGATGCGCAAAATATTGAAGTCAATGGTGAGATCACCTGGTCAAGTGGTCAGAACGTCTCGCTCAATGCTGGGCGAGACATTGCCATCAATGGTTTGGTTGACGCGAGCCAAGGCGATGGTGGCAAGCTCGTTCTCAATTATGGTCAGTCCACAGCCAATGGTATATCAGGTGGCGTTGCTGCCAGTTATCAGATCAATGCGCCAGTCAGATTGCAGGCTGGGCAAAACTTCACCACCAAACTCGGCAGCAGCGGTAGTCCGATTAACTACACGGTGATCACGTCGCTTGGCACGCAGGGTAGTAACACAGCTAATGATCTTCAGGGTATGCGTGGCAATTTAGCCAAGAACTACGCATTGGGTGCCAATATTGATGCGTCTGCCACAAAGAACTGGAATGATGGTGCAGGATTCGCGCCGATTGGGCAATCACTGAACGATTCGTTTACTGGGACCTTCAATGGATTAGGTAATCAAATTACCGGACTGCATATCAATCGACCCAATTCCAAGCTCGCAGGCCTGATTGGCGTACTTCATGAATCCGGTGTTGTGCGTAACTTGGGTGTGGTGGATGCAGGCATTTTTGGGTCTAACGAGCACGCAACCCCGGCGGGTACTCAAGGTATCGGTATCTTAGTAGGCGACAACTACGGGCTGATTACCGATAGTTATGCCAAGGGTGCTGTTAATGGTCGGTTCGTTGTGGGGGGCCTCGTCGGACAAAACCGCGCTAGCGGGTTCATTACTCATTCCTACGTTATCAGTCGGTTACCTACTTTGGTGAGATCAAGCGGTGGTTTCGTCGGAATAAATCACGGTACGATTGCTGACAGTTATGCTGTGGCCGATATTGAGCAAGCTCGCTGGGAGGTTGGTGGGTTTGTTGGGAAAAATAGTAGTACAGGCTCGATTAAAGATAGCTATGCTGCCAGTGTTGTTACTCCTTGGTTGGGGCTAAATGACCAGTTAATTGGAGGCTTTTTTGCCTCCAATGAAGGAACGCTGACAAACACCTTTGGTCGCGGCGGGCAAGACCGTTATTTCCAGTCAACCTATGGCACCCAAACCGATGGGGCCTGGACTGGCTTTGACTTCGACAATACGTGGTTCATGATCGATGGCCAAACGCGGCCGATGCTGCGCATGGAGCGCAGCACCCAGATCACCAATGCCAATCAACTACAGTTAATCGCTGCCGCACCGCATCTGGACTATACGCTCGCTAACGACATCAATTTTGCAGACGAAGTCGACCGAAACCTCGGTTTATGGCGTGATGGGTTCGTGCCAGTGGGTGACCAGGCAGGGTATGGTGCTTTTAGTGGCGCTTTAGATGGTAATGGCCAAACCATTACTGGAATTGACATCACCGCTGATCGAAGTGTGACCGATGGTTTGTTTGGTGATGTCTCTAATGCCCGCATATTTGACTTAACCCTAAGTGACACGCGCATTGTTGCGAGCAATAGTAACGGGGGCGGCAATCGCAATATCAGTTCGGGTGTCACCATGACCGGTAACGTGACGCTTGATGCGGGCGCGGCCAATGTAACGGTGCTTGGCACCATCGGAGAGTCGGCTGATAAAGCCGCCACCGTGAACATAGAAGGTACCCAAGTCAAGTTATCAGATGTGCTCAGTACTGGCGCTCAAACCATCATCGGCAGCCAAGGTGTTGAGCTCAATGGCAATCTAAGCTCTAGCGGTCAAACCATCTCTGTTCAAGGGCCTGTTACGCTCAATGCTAATGTCACGATTGACACCACAGCAGCAGGCACCACAGCAGCGGGTGCTTTGATTGACTTTACTGGCACGGTTAATAGTGATGTTGGTCACGCGCGCAACCTTAATCTGATTGCAGGTGCCGCAGAAATCGACTTGCCAGGCGCAGTCGGTGCCCAGCAGGCCCTCGGCGCAGTCACGATTGAATCAGCTGGTGATATCACGTTCGGTGACACGGTTCGATCAGCGTCCTTTGTGCAAACCACAAAAAGCACGGGACTTTTGACGCTTGGTGGTGAGCTCACTGCGCTTGCCGGCAATATCACAATCAACACCAACACCATTGATATCAACGCACCGATTGTTAGCCAGTCAAACGGCAATATTTCAATGACTGCGAACGATATCCGCTTTCCCGGTGTTATTCAGACCAAGGGCGGCAACATTACGCTAACCGCGCTCAATGGCGGTATCACCGCTATTGATGACGGCAACGGCGGTTTGGCTAGCATCATTACCCAAGCTGCGGCCAATAGCGGCATCGCATCGGGAAATATTGTTCTGGATGCAGATAACAGCAATGGCAATGGCACGGTTTCAGTGGGCATTCTGGAGGCCTCAGGTGCAAACAACCATTCAGGCGCCGGCAGCCACGGCGGTGACATCACGATTCGTTCAGATGGCGCTATTAGTTACAGCCGCGTTTTAGTTAAGGGCGGCAATGGCTCGGGTGGTCCGGGTGGTAACTCGGGTGACATCAAGATTGTCACAGACTCACCAACAGGGCTTACGCTGTCATCACCGTTGGTCGCGCGCGGTGGCACGGGTACGACGGCTGGGCTTGGTGGGACGGTAACGCTTGAGGCTCGGGGCGATCAAGGTGTCACCCAAGCGCAAAGCGGTGCCGAAGTCGATGCTAAACGCCTGGTCCTCAGAAGCGGGACGGGTCGGTTTCAGAACCCATCAGCACCGATCACTGGGGGCGAGGTTTCACTAACCGACTCTGCAAATGCGGTAGACGAACTTGCGGTTCAGTTGTTTGGCGATGGCAACGGGGGTCCGTCGCAGGATCTGACCTTTGTCAACAGTACTGATCTCACACTGGTTAGTGGTGGGTCTAGCCGAGGGTTTTATACCGAGGGTTCGGTTGATATTGATATTGGCAACAATTCGCTGCTCGTTGATACCTCAGTCACTTTGGAGACTCCCGGCGGCTTAAAAATTCGAGCTGGTGATTTAACGACTCTCCACCAGATGGATGTTCGCGGCGGTGCTGACTTAAGCCAAGTCAGTGGTGATATCGATATTCAAGAACGCATATCTTCGGGTGGCGGTGATGTAGTGTTGGGTAATGGACAGGGCATCATCACAGTTCAGGCTGGTATAGAGGTTAATGGTGGTTATGACTTCAAAGCCTACGGAACATACTTTCAGCTTGGTATTGTTAACGGGGATATAGGAACTGACTACTACGACGCGTTAAGAACCAACGGCGGTGATATTGATCTCAGAGGTATCACGGGGGAGGTTTACATCGATGAAAACGTCGACACTGGCGGTGGTGACTTTCTGAGTGCAGGGACGCAGCTGAGTCTCGGCTTCTACGGCAGCCCTCTTGAATTCGAGACGCTTAGGACCCACGGCGGCAAGGTCGATATTTCCGGACATGAAAGTTTCATCATCACGTTCCACCATCAGATCGTGACCGGTGGCGGAGACTTCCTTGCAACGGGGCTCGCGAATTTCAGTACCGCAATAACACATGGCCTGCCCGTCATCGATACGAGTGGGGCTAGTGGCGGCGGGTCGATCACTATTCAGGCCAGCGGTGATGTCAGCATTCAATCCGCGCGTTCCAGTGGTGGGGTCGGTGCGTCTGGTGGCGATATTGATTTAAGGTCAAACTCGAAGCTTGTTGTTAGCGCGCTTAATGCAGAGGGCGGCAATGCAGCGCTTGGTTCGTCAACGGGTGCGGCCGGTGGAACCGTTACGCTAGAGGCGCCCACCATCTCTTTGTCTAACTTCAGATCAGTTTCACTTAATCTAGATTTGCCGGCCATTAATACAGGCGGTGGTACAGGTGCCAGTCAAGGCACAGGTGGCGATATACATATTTATGGATCAGCTGTGATTACACCTGGTTCAACTGAGAATTTACCGACTTCCATCACCACGGGTTCAAGCGGCGGCCATATCACGTTTCATGAAACGCTAAATCGTGGCAGTGCCCCGACCGATGTCATTTTGAATGCCGGTACTGGTGCAATAACCTTCTCTGGCGCTGTGGGGCAGGGCAATCGGCTAAATGGTATCAAGATTCTAGGCGCTGGCTCGGTCACAGCAAACGCCGCATTCTTGGCAGCCGACCTCGGTATACGTGCCTCGGGCAACGTGACTTTTAACTCGGCAGGTAATGATGTAGATCGATTTGCAGTCGATTTACAAAACGCCGCTGATCTAGTTTTAAGAGACGTTGACGGCTTGCAGATCGCAACGATTGGTAGTGGCGAACAAGCTATTTCTGGTTTGACCGGCACGACAGCAGGTGATCAAGCCAGCGAGATATCACTGTTTGTAGGCGGTGCCTTAACCCAAGCCTCGAGTGCAGTGATTAACACCCCGGGTTCACTGGCGATCAACACCACCGCATTTGCTGCTGATGATGTAACTATTCGCAACATATCGACAGACGGCACCTTGCTTGGTAATTCGCTGGTAGCCGGTACGCTCACCGTTGACTCCACCCAAGGTACGGTCAAGCAAGCTGAGGATCAGTACCTACGAGTGGGTGATGGTCTGGTTGTAACTGGATCAGAGTTTGATCTGGACTTGCGAGCCGATCACTATTTGCCTGGCGGGGTGACCGCTTCAGGGCTGACGTACTTTTACGCCGATGATGCGATCACGGTCTCCCAAAGCGGTGACACGGCCACTGCAACAGCAACGTTTCAGCGTTTAGAACAAACGTTTGATCTCACATCTTCCGACACTTTTGCGGTGGTCAGCGGTGATGGCAGTCGTTCGATATCGAGTGTGACTAATGGCCAGGCCGTCAACTTGAATCAAGACAACGTCATTGGTGGGGCGATCACAATCACCACAGCTGGAACGTACAGTGTGGGGGCACCAACTGCCACCGAAAGCGATATCACTGTTGAGCCGCTTGATGGCGCATCAAACTTAATGCTTGGCTCAGTCCGGGATATCTTGATTGACTCGGGTTTAAACCTGTCTGGCAAGCTAGTCGGCAACGCCACTCGACATGTTCGGTTAAGAGCCGCTTCAGACACACAGATTGATATTGACAGTGATATCCGTCTCACAGCAGGCCGTACGCTTGAGGTAGAGGCTGGCGTGCAGCTGATCAGTAATGGTAGTTCGATTGAGATGGTGGCCCAAGCTATTAAGATTGGCCCTGATAGCGATCTTATCGCTGATGGCGATCACATTGTTGATGGCGGTAATATTCGCCTAGAAAGTACGGGTCTTATAGACGAGAGTGGCCCTGGCATTGAGATCGTTCCGAGTGCCGCTGGCAGCGGCAACTTAGATTTAAGTGGTACCACTACGATTACGACCACGGGTATGGGCACAATTACGCTCATCGGTGTGGGTGGTCA is part of the Ectothiorhodosinus mongolicus genome and encodes:
- a CDS encoding type II toxin-antitoxin system RelE/ParE family toxin; translation: MSEYRFTKLAARDLEGIAKFTIERFGLDQARRYRDELRLCFEKLAEHPRLGQRAEHLGVGLRRHEHGSHIVFYKSTGIGVLIARILHRRMDARGRL
- a CDS encoding type II toxin-antitoxin system ParD family antitoxin; the encoded protein is MSTVRKTITLTDTQDAWIRAQVASGGYTNDSEYVRHLIRQEQEKLSLLRAAIDDGLASGVSSRSLDEIWHEVESRYRVADE
- a CDS encoding response regulator transcription factor, with product MNQPAQKSIAIVEDDRGLREELACFFEDHGYTAHEAISLEGLMEILQLSNPEVVILDLNLPGKSGLEIARELRQRVPSIGIIMLTARNQLNDRIKGYDTGADIYLTKPTDPEELLAAVTSLSRRVQGTNNAAWNLDIKQHALSDEQEAIVIELTQVETAILKALVLAPNGLMDAGELLGMIEEQFPDRAGTRRSLENIISRLRKKTTEASPDISRQAPIKAHRNAGYQLTIPLQIKP